Part of the Nycticebus coucang isolate mNycCou1 chromosome 22, mNycCou1.pri, whole genome shotgun sequence genome, TCACGTAGGGTATGCCCACACCACAGCACAGGTAGTGGTGATGTTTGGACCACTGGGGTTTTGAATCACGGGTGCCCCAGCTTCTTATTCTTTTGTACAAAGAGACAAGAGTCATTCTATCCATCAGGGATTTGTTTATGCGTATCACTGTGGTCCAGGTGTTCAGAGCAGGGAGCAGGGCACTGCAACTCCTCCCCCACACCAAGGAGGGTATTCAAGACCTTTATTAACTTAGTGTGCCAGAGGCCCTTCCAGAAACAGCAGGGAGAGCCCTTTCCTCCATCAACCCTTGTGGGTGCCTACCAGCTGCGCTCCGGGGGAGGGCCAGCTTGcaggtgctctcctgccaggtgCACAGCTGTGTTCTGTCCCCACCCCACACTGGGAGTTCCCTTGAGCTGCTTCTGCTAGCCTGCTGCTCTCAGAAGCAATTTATGTTTGCACACCCCCACCCCGCCTGACCCTACACCCCAGCTTAAACTCTGGGCAAGAGCCGGTGGGCACAGCGTAAGATGGCAGACGTCTGTCAGAATTAGAGCATTTTCGAGCTGAAAGACACCCAAGAGATCATTCAGCTGGTGACCAGAGGGGGTGCATTCCTTTCCCAAGACACCTGGCTAGTGGTGAGGGACTGAACATGTCTCTGCTCTGCAGCTCAGGGAAGGACCAATTGCATATTCGTTTCTAAAGATTCTGTTGAAATTACCGATTGTGCGCTGGGGCCTGGACGTAGCCCTGCTTCCACACCGCTGCTTCCACTCGGTCAGCAATGGCCTGTTTGATTCTGCACTCCTCATCCCAGGACGGCTCCCTGCTCCATCTCTGGCTCCCACCTTACCCTAAGAGGCAAAAACTACTCCCATATCCCAGACACCTTTTTTCTCTAACTCTCATGCACCACGCCAACATTTCCCCTGCCTTAAATCACCCCAGGGCCAAGCACTGGACAACTAGAGACTACCCTATAGCCCAGAGCCCACTGGATCGATTCCAACTGTCTAGTGCTAAGCCTGCTCCAGTTTGCCTGCCCTGCCTGGCCCATCTGTCCCCTCAGAAACCACAACAGAGGCTCTGGGGCCCTGCTCCTGACCTCCTCCCCCCTATGTGCACCCCCTCCTCCTGGAGACTGTAAGTAAGAAACTCTTCTTTCAAAGGCAGTGTCTCCATGGCCGAGACCTTCCCGTGCCTAATTAGAGACACATCCCTGGTACACAATTGAGATAACAAGGCTGCATCCTAATCAGGAGAAACTCCTTCGTggcctctctcctttccctgacACAATGCCTCCTTAGCACTTTTCCCCTGTTAATGGGAAACCCTCCAACTCTCTTTCCTCAGCACTGGAAATACCCTCCGGGGTCCCTGGTGACGCAGATCTTGGGAACCCTGCTTAATGTGTGTGCCCCCCCCCCATGTCTCCCTCTGGCATTGTGATCTGACTTATTTATGGAACCACCACTTGAAATATTGGGTGCAGCCGGTTTCCCCAGACACGGCAGACGCAGACCTCCCTGTCTGCTCCCAACAAGAGAACAAGGGTGGAAAGCAGCATTCTCCTCCCTTGTAAATCAGCGCAGTTCCCCGGGATTCTCTTCCAGGCCCAAGAGGATTTTCTTAGGAAAAGCACCAATTCAGGCAAACGTCCCAGCGTAAGGAGTAAATAACTCCCCACCAAAGTGATCACTCCCCCAGTTTCCAGCTGAGGGGCTGTAAATCCTTGGCAGGAGAAGGCAATTTATGGAGCATTCTCTGGTTCTTCCCACAGTAGCTGATTGAAGTACAAGTCACACGCGCCAGGCTGGGACGGGCCAACCTTCACTTCCTTGGAAATAGGCATTTCAATGGGCGAGACCTGAGACAGATCGGGGTGTAATTTCAAATCCCAAGAGCGTGCAGTGAGGTGGCTCTCACTCTTCTCATTCAGCAGGGTGTCCTGACTTTCATTTTAATGGGCGACCATAGCTCATTCTAGGATGAATTGACTTGGCCGAGTCTGGGAGCCCGCCATACAGAGAACTGAGTACAGCTGGCTCGAAAGTGGGCTGCATCAGGGTGGGACAAACCGCCAGCCCAAAGAGGCCCCCTCCACCCTCATGGTGGCAGCTCCTGCCTTCCAACCGTGGGTAACGTCTCCACTGTGTCTGTCCTCCCAGGGGCTTCCCTACAAACACCTGATCACCCACCACCAGGAGCCCTCCTACCGCCATCTGATCAGCACGTATGATGACCATTACAACCGACACAACTACAACCCGGGCCTGCCTCCCCTCCGCACCTGGAACAGGAACAAGTTGCTGTGGTTACCGGAGAAGGCCGACTTCCCCCTTCTTGGTACTTTCATAATTCAGGGTTTTCCTCTGCATTGGTCTGTAAAGTGTCCACAAACCTGCCTGCCGTGTGCAGAGGGAGCCGCATGTGTGACTGGGCTGCAGGAGAGCAGCAGGATGAAATTACCAGGGATGAGTCCTATTTCCCCCTCAGGACTGCCGCCTGCTTTCTTCCCTGGACACAGGTTAACCTTGGCCATGGAATTACGTCCTCACCTGTGCACTGTGATGGCACGTTTACCTGGAGCACAGGTGGCAGGGAGCAACCCTGCTGTACCCTCCCTAGCAGTGCTGTTCACGCCATGAGTAGTGACAGAATATTTCCCAGGTCACATTCATGGTGTAGCCCCTGGGGACACAGCAATGACAATCACCGTGGAATTTCTGCTCTTGGGAAGTTGACATCCCAGCGGAGAGACGGTTAAGACCCCATGAACGAATCAGAGAACTCCCAATTGAGTGAATAAGATAATTTCAGACAGGGAGATGTACTAAGGAAAGAGTAAGAGGCAGAAGGTGAGGCGGGGTGTTTGTGAGCCTCCTTTGGTTCACAAATTCCTCCTAGGGTTGACGTGTGATCCCTCTTGCTTGAAGGGATAGTTGAGCTGAGAAGGAGGGAGCCATGTGGGGACTGGGGGAAGAGCAGTCCCAGGAAGCAGCAGGAGTGGAGGAGAACCACATGGGGGCTTGTCAGGGACAACGAGGGGGGTGGATTTTGTCCTTCCCACAACTCCAAGACCTGGGAGGGAATTTTGCAGGAGAGTGTCTTGATCTGATTTCCATTTCAAGCCACCCTGAGGCTAAGGAGGACAGAAAGCAATGCCATCTCCTAGCAGTTCTACTTTTGATGCAAAGGGGGAAAGGTCAGAGGATGATCTGCTTGTTACTgcgttctctctcttttttttttttttgagacagagtctcactcagtagccctgggtagagtgccgtggggtcatatagctcacagcaacctcaaactcttaggctcaagcgatcctcttgcctcagcctccccagtagcttgggCAACAGATGTCCTCCACAACGCTagctagttttcttctatttttagtagagttgaggTCTCTATCTTGCTCAGAtcggtctcgaattcctgagctcaagcaatccaccctcctcggcctcctagaatgctaggattacggacacaagtgagccaccacatctggcttcactgtgttacttttttttttttttttggccggggtgggtttgaacctgccaccctcagtatatggggccagcgccctactccttgagccacaggcgccgcccaatcactGTGTTACTTTTGAGTGGGTCTCTCCTGGACATCACTCCCACAGCTCACACTGCTGCTTTTCTCCTGGGGAGGGACAATCCAGGACATCGTAGTGCTGTACTCAGCCGCACCGTGGGGCTGGCTTCTCCCAGACCTCTGTATCGGAGCCTGGTCTTTCTTGAGTGCTCAGGGAGCAGGCCCTGCCCTGAGACTCCCAGGGATTGCCCAGGCCACCCCTCTCTCCTGCGAGCCTCTCTGTCCTTTGGTGCTTTGGCAGGCTTGGCCCCTGCTAGAGCAGGGCCCCCACCACCCATTCCTGGGGCCAGTTGGGACAAATCTGCTGCCCTCAGCCTTGTTCATCCCAACCCTGGTTTCTCCTGCAGCACCCCCTACAAATTACGGACTCTATGAGCAGCTGAAGCAGAGATGGCGTACATCCAGGGCTGGCCCCGGGGAGAGCACTTACACTCTGTCCTACCCCAGACCACCGCTGTGGGCCATGTCCCAGCGGGAGCATGCGATCCCGGTTCCTCCCCATCGCCTGCACCCTGTCCCAAGCTTCTGAGAGCTGCCACCTGATCAGCAGCTCAGGCAGAACCAACTGGAGACCCACAGCATCCCTGGACCTGCCAGACAGCAAGCGGCTGCAGAGAAACTCCTAAGACTGAACCCGCCCGCCAGCGGGGCCCTTAGCATCATGATTTATAATCTACAGTATCCTCC contains:
- the CFAP107 gene encoding cilia- and flagella-associated protein 107, whose product is MLLTAINPQSLSTPSWKIETRYSTKVLTGNWVEERRKFAGVTETPQSIHRKDYIPFPGRRPDQVSRWYGKKKIEGLPYKHLITHHQEPSYRHLISTYDDHYNRHNYNPGLPPLRTWNRNKLLWLPEKADFPLLAPPTNYGLYEQLKQRWRTSRAGPGESTYTLSYPRPPLWAMSQREHAIPVPPHRLHPVPSF